In Cololabis saira isolate AMF1-May2022 chromosome 1, fColSai1.1, whole genome shotgun sequence, the following proteins share a genomic window:
- the sec23b gene encoding protein transport protein Sec23B produces MTTYQEFIQQNEDRDGVRFSWNLWPSSRLEATRLVAPVSCLFTPLKERPDLPPVQYEPVLCSRANCKAVLNPLCQVDFRAKVWACNFCFQRNPFPPSYAGISEVNQPAELMPQFSTIEYIVQRGSTAPLIFLYVVDTCLEEEDLQALKESLQMSLSLLPPNALVGLITFGRMVQVHELSCEGIAKSYVFRGTKDLSSKQIQEMLGLMKPVAAGQPGRPAAPQDAAGSCKFLQPVHRVDMNLTDLLGELQRDPWPVPQGKRPLRSTGVALSIAVGLLEGTFPNTGARVMLFIGGPPTQGPGMVVGDELKTPIRSWHDIQKDNARYLKKATKYYEALANRSAVNGHCIDIYACALDQTGLLEMKCLSNLTGGYIVMGDSFNTSLFKQTFQRVFSKDYNGDFRMAFGGVLEVKTSRELKVCGAIGPCVSLNSKSPCVSENEMGTGGTNQWKVCSLNPSSTLGMYFEVVNQHNAPVPQGGRGTIQFVTQYQHSNTQRRIRVTTITRNWADAQSQIQHIESSFDQEAAAVLMARLGVFRAESEEGPDVLRWLDRQLIRLCQKFGQFNKDDPTSFRLSESLSLYPQFMFHLRRSPFLQVFNNSPDESSYYRHHFVRQDLTQSLIMMQPILYSYSFHGPPEPVLLDSSSILPDRILLMDTFFQLVIFHGETIAQWRKAGYQEMAEYENFKQLLQAPLDDAQEILQARFPMPRYVDTEHGGSQARFLLSKVNPSQTHNNLYAWGQETGAPILTDDVSLQVFMDHLKKLAVSSSA; encoded by the exons ATGACGACCTACCAGGAGTTCATTCAACAAAATGAGGATAGAGATGGAGTGAGATTCAGTTGGAATCTCTGGCCCTCCAGCCGTCTTGAAGCCACGAGACTTGTCGCCCCCGTCTCCTGCCTCTTTACACCTCTAAAGGAGAGGCCTGACCTGCCACCGGTCCAATATGAGCCAGTCCTGTGCAGCCGTGCCAATTGCAAGGCCGTACTCAACCCTCTGTG TCAAGTTGACTTCAGAGCCAAAGTGTGGGCATGTAACTTCTGTTTCCAACGAAACCCT TTCCCTCCCTCGTATGCAGGCATATCAGAGGTGAACCAACCTGCTGAGCTCATGCCACAGTTTTCTACCATTGAGTACATAGTACAG CGTGGCTCGACAGCCCCTTTGATCTTTCTGTATGTTGTGGACACATGTTTGGAAGAAGAGGATCTACAGGCCCTCAAAGAGTCTCTTCAGATGTCCCTGAGTCTGCTGCCACCCAACGCACTAGTGGGCCTTATCACATTTGGACGTATGGTCCAAGTTCATGAGCTCAGCTGTGAGGGGATTGCTAAGAGCTACGTGTTCAGGGGCACCAAAGATCTTTCTTCTAAACAGATCCAG GAGATGCTTGGTTTGATGAAGCCGGTAGCAGCTGGACAGCCCGGTCGCCCAGCGGCCCCTCAGGATGCTGCAGGCTCTTGCAA ATTCCTTCAGCCCGTACATCGAGTTGATATGAATCTCACAGACTTGCTTGGAGAACTTCAGAGAGACCCTTGGCCTGTCCCTCAGGGCAAACGGCCACTCCGCTCCACTGGTGTTGCATTGTCTATTGCTGTCGGGCTGCTAGAG GGCACCTTCCCAAACACGGGGGCGAGGGTGATGCTTTTCATCGGTGGGCCGCCCACCCAGGGCCCAGGCATGGTGGTGGGAGACGAGTTGAAAACCCCTATCCGCTCCTGGCACGACATTCAGAAGGACAATGCACGCTATTTGAAAAAAGCCACCAAG TACTATGAAGCTTTGGCCAACCGGTCTGCAGTAAACGGCCACTGTATTGACATTTATGCCTGTGCCCTGGACCAGACTGGACTGCTGGAGATGAAGTGCTTGTCCAACCTTACAGG GGGGTACATTGTTATGGGAGACTCTTTTAATACTTCCCTGTTTAAGCAAACCTTCCAGAGAGTCTTCAGTAAGGACTACAACGGAGACTTCCGCATGGCCTTTGGTGGTGTTCTGGAAGTCAAG ACGTCAAGGGAACTAAAAGTTTGTGGTGCCATTGGACCATGCGTTTCACTCAACTCAAAGAGTCCCTGTGTTTCAGAGAAT GAGATGGGTACTGGTGGCACAAATCAATGGAAAGTTTGCAGTCTGAATCCCTCCTCTACTTTGGGGATGTACTTTGAAGTCGTGAATCAG CACAATGCACCCGTCCCCCAGGGTGGCAGAGGGACAATCCAGTTTGTAACCCAGTACCAGCATTCAAACACACAGAGGAGAATACGCGTCACCACTATCACCAGAAA CTGGGCAGATGCCCAGTCTCAAATTCAGCACATCGAGTCATCATTCGACCAAGAAGCAGCTGCAGTGCTCATGGCTCGCCTGGGGGTCTTCAGGGCGGAGTCAGAGGAGGGACCAGATGTGCTGCGTTGGCTTGACAGACAGCTCATCCGCCTA TGTCAGAAGTTTGGCCAGTTCAATAAAGATGATCCTACCTCCTTCAGACTGTCAGAGTCCCTGTCCCTCTACCCACAG TTCATGTTCCACCTGCGACGGTCACCTTTCCTGCAGGTGTTCAACAACAGCCCGGATGAGTCATCCTACTACAGGCATCACTTTGTGAGGCAGGACCTGACCCAGTCTCTGATCATGATGCAGCCCATTCTCTATTCCTACTCCTTCCACGGACCACCAGAG CCTGTGCTCCTGGACAGCAGCAGTATCCTGCCAGATCGTATCCTGCTGATGGACACTTTCTTCCAGCTGGTCATCTTTCATGGGGAG ACCATCGCCCAGTGGCGAAAAGCAGGCTACCAGGAAATGGCAGAATATGAGAACTTCAAACAGCTGCTCCAGGCTCCTCTGGATGATGCTCAAGAGATCCTACAAGCACGCTTCCCCATGCCACGCTACGTTGATACTGAGCACGGTGGCTCACAGGCTCGCTTCCTGCTCTCCAAAGTCAACCCATCACAGACCCACAACAACCTCTATGCATGGGGACAG GAGACAGGAGCCCCAATCTTGACTGATGATGTCAGCCTACAAGTCTTCATGGACCACTTAAAGAAACTGGCGGTTTCCAGCTCTGCATAG